The genomic segment GCAAAATGACCTTGTTTGAGTTTAAGGATGGAAAAATTAGCCGGATTTATGAGTATTGGTAAGCCGGTATTCAGGCGTACCATTGCTTGACAATTCTACAAGGTTACAGTTAAAAAGGGGAGCGTTCAAAAAATTGTGTCTAAAAATTTTAACCCGCTGATTATCAGTATTTATTTTTCAAAAAGCACAATTTAAATGAACGCTCCCTTAAAAAGCGCCACCCTTGCTTGCACTTATGGCTGTAGTCTTGTAGCTTGTCGCCCAAAAAAATGCCCCGTCTACACTTATTCGAAATAGAAGATTTTCCCTGGTATCCAGCTGTCATTCGCGAAGGCCAAACCGATTTTTTACGGTTTATGATGCAGACCTTTGACGTGTTTCGTGCCGTGATTCCGCATTTGCGCGAAGCCCAGCAAAAAAGTGACCGTCATCACCTGGTAGATTTTTGTTCGGGTGGGGGTGGCTCTATGCTCCTCATTAGAAAACACCTCAAACAAGATTCTAAAACACCTTTTCGGGCAACCCTCAGTGATTTGTATCCCAATATCAAAGCTTTTGAATATGTACAGAAAGCTTCTAATGGTGACATTGATTTTAAAACCACGCCTGTAGATGCTGCCAACCCCCCAGCAGATACTCCCCAAGGCTTTTGGACGATCTTTAATGGGTTTCATCACTTTCGCCCTGCCCAAGCCCAGCAAATACTTGCCACTGCCGTGGAACGAAAAACTCCCATTGGCATTTTTGAACCTATAGACAAGTCCTTATTTCAAATCATTATCAACACTATAGTGTTATTGGTATTGATGTTAGTACTCACCCCTTTTGTGCGTCCTTTTAAGTGGAGTCGATTATTATTTACCTACCTTGTTCCTGTCATCCCCTTATGCACTATTTGGGACGGGTTTGTGTCGGTGTTGCGGCTGTACACGCCCAAAGACTTGAGGCAAATGGTGAGCGCCATTCCGGAAACAGAAGCGTATGAATGGAAAATAGGCAAAGCCCGCCACATGTTTGGTACTGTGATTTACCTTATTGGCTATAGCAAGCCTGCCAAATTACCCATGTAAAGTGCGAAGTTTCGATCGGGCGTGGAGACACTGCCCTCCGAGGGCAAGCTCGGAGCAGGCGAGGCGGAATACCAAGCGAAAATAGTATATTTGCAAATGTGAGAATATAAAGCGAGTTGCCCTGCTTAAGTCTACAGTAAGGAAGGGCTAATTGCTGCGATAAAGAACTAAAAATAAATAATATGGAAACACTACAAACAACCCTGAAAAACGGTTATGCCATTGTAACTTTAGACAGGGGAAGAGCCAATGCAATGAATGCCCAAATGGTGACTGAGTTACGCCAAATAATCAAAGAGTATAGCGAAGACACCAAGGTAGGAGGGGTGATTTTAAACGGCAAAGAAAACTTCTTTTCGGCAGGTTTAGACGTGATAGAGTTGTACAACTATGACAGCGAAGAGATCAAAGCCTTTTGGGAGAGTTTTTTTGGTATGATTTACGAAATGGCCGCTTTTCGTAAGCCCCTGGTGGCAGCTATTACCGGGCACAGTCCGGCGGGTGGTTGTGTGCTGGCGGTTTGTTGTGACTATAGAGTAATGGCAGAAGGCAAATACCAAATCGGCTTGAACGAGGTACCAGTAGGCATTCTTATCAACGAAAGTATATCGAGCCTGTATGCCATGTGGTTAGGCGAACGCCGGGCTTATCAGTTTTTGATGGAAGGCAAACTCCTGAACGTGCAAGAGGCTGCCGAGTATGGGTTGGTCGACGAGGTGGTTGCACCAGAGAAAGTGTTGGAGACTGCCGAAGCCAAAATGCAGCAATACCTACAGTTTGGCAAAGATGTATGGCAAACCAGCAAGTTATTGTTACGCTACGAGGTATTAGATAGAATAAAACGTCAGGAAGAGGCCAAACTGGAAGCTACTCTTAACCAATGGTGGAATCCTGCCACCAGGCAGGTATTAGAGCAGATGATTGCCCGCTTGACTAAGAAATAGTGGGTTGAGTTTTGCACCATAAGACTCCAACAACAAGCGGCAAGTATCAAGCGTATTTGCCGTTTGTTGTTTTCACAACTCACCTGTTTTCATCTATCATCATTGCCTGGCAAAGCCTGGATAGAAAAAGTGCTTGGGAACACCTTCCGCCTCGCCTGCTCCGAGCTTGCCCTCGGAGGGCAGTGTCTCCACGCCCGAACGAAACCTCGTGTTTTTGCAAGCTTCAGAGAGGTTGCTCATTTTTTATAAGAAAGCCCTACCATCATTATTGCCTGGCAAAGCCTGGATATGAAAATGTATCTGTGAGCATCTCAGTACTCAAGTTACCTAATGCTTCCCCTTTACAATACTCCGCAGTGATTTTAGTCAAAGTTGTTTGCTGGTTCTCAGTTATTTACGAATTTAAAAACTATTTAATTGGGTGTTTGGGCGTAAAACCGACACACTTTTAAAAATAAAGTGAGTAAGCAGTCTTAATATAAAATACTGGCTTACAGCATTTAACAAGGTAAACATTTACTCGAATCAGCTATCGACTAAATACTATGGACTATTGCTTTAAATACCCCCCGTTGATGGTATATACTGCCAGCAAAATAAGAAATGCTACCACCAGCAAAAACAAGGAGTAGGCATTGGCTGTGGCATAGTTGAGGGCTTCTACCTCGTCGTAAATGGCAATAGATGCCACCTTGGTTTTGCCCGGAATGTTGCCCCCAATCATTAACACTACCCCAAACTCGCCAATGGTGTGGGCAAAAGCCAACACAACACCTGTAAGCAACGAAGGGCGCAAGTTGGGGAGCAATACCCTCAATAAAGTGGTACGCTTTGACTTGCCCATAGTGTAGGCGGCTTCGGTAAGCGACAGAGGCAAGTTGCTAAAGCCTGCCTGAATAGGTTGCACCATAAACGGTAAACTGTACAGCATAGAAGCAATGACTAATCCCTCGAAAGAGAAAATAAGCCGTAGCCCGACGCCTTCCAGCAGCCCCCCTAAAGCGGACTGAGGGCTGAGCGCCAACAGCAAATAAAACCCCAATACAGTGGGGGGGAGTACCAGGGGCATGCTTACCAGGGTTTCTATCACTGGCTTAAGTCGCGAGCGGGTAGTTGCCAGCCAGTATGCCAGGGGCAACGATACCAACAGCAGCAAAACAGTAGTAACCAGCGCCAACTGAAACGTCAATATGATGGGAGTCCAGTCGATCATGAGGCCAACATGATTTCGTTTGCTTTGACCATAGCCACCACTTGTTGCCCCAAGGCTAGTTGCATTTGTTGTAGGGCAGGGGTGGTTACTACCGAGGTAATGCGGTATCCGGCAAAATCAAGTGATACTTTGCTCAATAAGGTATCTTCTACTATAGCTTGTACGGTACACGGCAATTGATTAGGCACGCTTATATTTCCCGAAAGGGGCGCCAAAGCAAGCAATACTTCGGTTTCTTTAAACAATAACTCGATGTTTTGTCCCGTTTGCAGGTACTCTGCAGTTTGTGGAGTGTCTATCAGCAACACCTGCAAAGTGTGTTGAGCTACCAGTACTTGC from the Microscilla marina ATCC 23134 genome contains:
- a CDS encoding TOBE domain-containing protein gives rise to the protein MNQLTGNITSINSQAHLSLVQVLVAQHTLQVLLIDTPQTAEYLQTGQNIELLFKETEVLLALAPLSGNISVPNQLPCTVQAIVEDTLLSKVSLDFAGYRITSVVTTPALQQMQLALGQQVVAMVKANEIMLAS
- the modB gene encoding molybdate ABC transporter permease subunit → MIDWTPIILTFQLALVTTVLLLLVSLPLAYWLATTRSRLKPVIETLVSMPLVLPPTVLGFYLLLALSPQSALGGLLEGVGLRLIFSFEGLVIASMLYSLPFMVQPIQAGFSNLPLSLTEAAYTMGKSKRTTLLRVLLPNLRPSLLTGVVLAFAHTIGEFGVVLMIGGNIPGKTKVASIAIYDEVEALNYATANAYSLFLLVVAFLILLAVYTINGGYLKQ
- a CDS encoding enoyl-CoA hydratase/isomerase family protein, with product METLQTTLKNGYAIVTLDRGRANAMNAQMVTELRQIIKEYSEDTKVGGVILNGKENFFSAGLDVIELYNYDSEEIKAFWESFFGMIYEMAAFRKPLVAAITGHSPAGGCVLAVCCDYRVMAEGKYQIGLNEVPVGILINESISSLYAMWLGERRAYQFLMEGKLLNVQEAAEYGLVDEVVAPEKVLETAEAKMQQYLQFGKDVWQTSKLLLRYEVLDRIKRQEEAKLEATLNQWWNPATRQVLEQMIARLTKK